In the Syntrophales bacterium genome, one interval contains:
- the cas4 gene encoding CRISPR-associated protein Cas4, translating to MTDEAQDNLLMISALQHYAYCPRQCALIHIEQMWTENRFTVEGRIMHEHVHEEGRESRGDVRIEHGVPLRSLRLGLIGKADVVEFHRREDGSWRPFPVEYKRGKPKPDDCDKVQLCAQALCLEEMLGVSIPAGAIFYGRTRRRLDVAFDGALRLETEEAARRTHELVSSGRTPPPEYSKKCDSCSLVADCLPKSIRRGRSVKKYLSRMLAEP from the coding sequence ATGACGGACGAAGCGCAGGACAATCTGCTTATGATCTCTGCCTTGCAGCACTATGCGTACTGTCCCCGCCAGTGCGCTCTCATTCACATTGAGCAGATGTGGACAGAGAACCGCTTCACCGTCGAAGGACGGATCATGCACGAGCATGTCCACGAGGAGGGGAGGGAATCCCGTGGTGACGTGAGGATCGAACACGGGGTTCCCCTTCGCTCGCTTCGGCTGGGCCTCATTGGAAAAGCCGACGTCGTGGAATTTCATCGCCGGGAGGATGGTTCCTGGCGGCCATTTCCCGTGGAATACAAACGGGGAAAACCCAAACCGGACGACTGCGACAAGGTCCAGCTTTGCGCCCAGGCGCTCTGCCTGGAAGAGATGCTGGGTGTTTCCATCCCTGCAGGAGCGATCTTCTATGGCCGGACCAGGCGTCGTCTTGATGTCGCGTTCGACGGAGCACTGCGGTTGGAAACGGAGGAAGCGGCGCGTCGCACACACGAATTGGTTTCTTCCGGACGGACGCCGCCTCCGGAATATTCGAAGAAGTGTGATAGCTGCTCGCTCGTGGCGGACTGCTTGCCGAAATCCATCCGGAGAGGCCGATCGGTGAAGAAATATTTGTCGAGAATGCTGGCGGAGCCATGA
- the cas5c gene encoding type I-C CRISPR-associated protein Cas5c gives MNTLPKNTIEFRLWGRYALFTDPLTKIGGEKCSYHLPTYEALKGVCKSIYWKPTLTWVVDAVRVIKRIRTQTKGTKPLNYGGVYPSEKAHGKKQENFYDLAIYTFLSDVEYQVRAHFIWNENQKKLEKDRIDGKHYAIAKRMLERGGRQDIFLGTRDCQGYAEPCVFGEGKGAYDNEEEIAYGLMFHGFDYPDETGENKLVARFWYPVLKKGALVFERPEDCKQKYKKVVRQMYAKRFGTENVKTVELEAAELEVSV, from the coding sequence ATGAATACATTGCCTAAAAACACTATTGAATTCAGGCTGTGGGGCAGATACGCGCTTTTCACTGACCCTCTTACAAAGATTGGTGGTGAGAAATGTTCTTATCATCTGCCGACTTACGAGGCGCTTAAAGGTGTTTGTAAATCAATTTACTGGAAACCAACTTTAACCTGGGTGGTGGATGCTGTTAGGGTAATAAAGCGCATACGAACGCAAACGAAAGGCACAAAGCCTCTCAATTATGGTGGAGTTTATCCAAGTGAAAAAGCTCACGGCAAAAAGCAAGAGAACTTTTATGACCTTGCAATCTATACTTTCCTTTCAGATGTCGAATATCAAGTGAGGGCACATTTCATATGGAATGAGAATCAAAAAAAACTGGAAAAAGACCGTATTGATGGCAAGCACTATGCCATCGCCAAACGGATGCTGGAGCGCGGAGGTCGTCAGGATATCTTCCTTGGCACGCGTGATTGCCAAGGCTATGCTGAGCCATGCGTATTTGGCGAAGGAAAAGGAGCTTATGACAATGAAGAGGAAATTGCGTACGGTCTGATGTTCCATGGTTTCGATTATCCTGATGAAACTGGGGAGAACAAACTTGTCGCACGTTTCTGGTATCCCGTGCTGAAGAAAGGGGCTTTGGTTTTTGAAAGGCCTGAAGATTGTAAGCAGAAGTATAAGAAAGTTGTACGACAAATGTACGCGAAAAGGTTCGGAACCGAAAATGTAAAAACGGTCGAACTCGAAGCCGCGGAACTGGAGGTGTCGGTATGA
- the cas7c gene encoding type I-C CRISPR-associated protein Cas7/Csd2 — MATLSKKIDFAVIMSVKNANPNGDPLNGNRPRTDYDGFGEISDVCLKRKIRDRLLEKGEIIFVQSDDNKIDGYPNLRKRAESVLGNIENTSAMRNKACETWFDVRSFGQIFPFKGSDKKRKKGESKDSSESGESATGSSIGIRGPVTIHPAFSIEDINGNIISEQIIKSTSLEGDGIKRQPDQMGMKHRIGKEVIYVTFGSMNPQLAERTGFSDEDADVIKTILPKLFENDASAARPEGSMAVRKVIWWEHNCKAGQHSSAKVHKTVSVNPDGSFTLKNLEGLKPEEIDGF; from the coding sequence ATGGCGACTTTAAGCAAAAAGATCGATTTTGCTGTTATCATGAGTGTGAAGAATGCCAACCCTAATGGCGATCCTTTAAACGGCAATCGTCCACGAACTGATTATGATGGCTTTGGTGAGATCTCAGATGTCTGTTTAAAAAGGAAAATTCGGGATAGATTGCTTGAAAAAGGAGAAATAATATTTGTACAGTCGGATGACAATAAAATAGATGGCTATCCAAATCTTAGAAAGCGGGCAGAATCTGTACTTGGTAATATAGAAAATACATCAGCAATGCGAAATAAAGCCTGTGAGACATGGTTTGATGTTAGATCTTTCGGTCAAATTTTCCCTTTTAAGGGGTCTGACAAGAAAAGAAAAAAAGGAGAGTCTAAAGATAGTTCAGAAAGTGGTGAAAGTGCAACTGGTAGCTCAATAGGAATAAGAGGCCCTGTTACAATACATCCTGCTTTTAGTATAGAAGATATAAACGGCAATATTATATCAGAACAGATTATTAAATCTACGAGCCTTGAAGGTGATGGAATAAAAAGGCAACCTGACCAAATGGGAATGAAGCATCGCATCGGAAAGGAAGTCATCTATGTAACATTCGGGAGCATGAACCCACAGCTTGCCGAACGGACTGGTTTTTCCGATGAAGATGCGGATGTGATCAAAACCATCCTACCAAAGCTTTTTGAAAATGATGCCTCAGCAGCGCGTCCTGAAGGAAGCATGGCTGTAAGGAAAGTTATCTGGTGGGAACATAACTGTAAGGCCGGACAACATTCTTCAGCTAAAGTACATAAAACGGTTTCTGTCAATCCTGATGGAAGTTTCACTCTAAAAAACTTAGAAGGTTTAAAACCGGAAGAGATTGATGGTTTTTGA
- the cas8c gene encoding type I-C CRISPR-associated protein Cas8c/Csd1, with protein sequence MSWMQKLYETCAVINGLPLNQNERPWPVSHMVKKAHVEVTIDIKGNFKRIDKLEGKNAATIIPVTESSANRTNIDEPHPLCEELSYCAKDLPNRKRKRFELMYSLLDCWAKSTDFSHPKVKAIRDYLKNDGNLYRELFKNKLLPFKTMNSKGKKTPVDDSKIFVRWRIVEPDNQCSGTWEDESLIEAWKKFDERQNKHHNKTFCMLSAQNVRIAKSHHKYLRTSDDGAKLISSNDYRGFTFRGRFTDGKDDYARQACTIGYIESQMAHNALRWLIRRQGYYKVEGEFVRCFVAWAVNWKPIPDPCASSWDFLGKEFQPQGNLPSSIGDVGQSFARRFQKKLDGYKASIADSEDIVVMGLDSATQGRMAITFYRELTGSEFLKRIEKWHTDFAWFQNYGRNKEDKKKQIIFEGAPAPRDIAWCAYGSKVEGKNGVKFLNATVERLMPSIIDGRAVPRDLVERCIRRALNRAGFKFEKDGSQPDFEKCLGIACSLFKGCNMERRYKMALEENRSSRDYLYGRLLAVAEKVESMALYFANEKRETTAARLMQRFADRPYSTWRTIETSLAPYKARLNAKRPGLLNGYNELMDQICCKITTDEFTKDSRLSGEFLLAYHCQRKWLNEHARDKGRWVAKTTDEDDQAKESDE encoded by the coding sequence ATGAGCTGGATGCAGAAACTATATGAAACATGTGCTGTGATCAACGGGTTGCCTTTAAACCAAAATGAACGTCCTTGGCCAGTTTCTCACATGGTCAAGAAAGCACATGTAGAAGTTACAATTGACATTAAAGGAAATTTTAAAAGAATTGACAAATTGGAAGGAAAAAATGCAGCCACGATTATACCAGTTACAGAATCTTCAGCTAATCGTACAAACATAGATGAACCTCACCCACTGTGTGAAGAACTAAGTTATTGCGCTAAAGATTTACCGAATCGTAAGAGGAAAAGATTTGAGTTAATGTATTCTTTGCTAGATTGTTGGGCGAAATCCACTGATTTCTCTCATCCAAAAGTTAAAGCAATTCGAGATTATCTAAAGAATGATGGTAATCTGTATAGAGAATTATTTAAGAATAAATTGTTGCCTTTTAAAACGATGAATTCGAAAGGAAAGAAGACACCAGTTGATGACAGTAAAATATTTGTTAGATGGAGAATAGTGGAGCCCGATAATCAATGTTCAGGCACGTGGGAAGATGAATCGTTGATAGAAGCTTGGAAAAAGTTTGATGAGCGACAAAATAAGCATCACAATAAAACTTTTTGTATGCTTTCTGCACAGAATGTAAGGATTGCAAAAAGTCATCATAAATACTTAAGAACATCTGATGATGGTGCTAAACTCATTTCATCAAATGATTATAGAGGGTTTACTTTTCGAGGACGCTTTACAGATGGAAAAGATGATTACGCTAGGCAAGCTTGCACAATTGGTTACATCGAAAGTCAAATGGCACACAATGCATTGAGATGGTTGATTCGCAGGCAAGGTTATTACAAAGTCGAAGGTGAGTTCGTAAGATGTTTTGTTGCCTGGGCTGTAAATTGGAAGCCTATTCCCGATCCATGCGCAAGTTCATGGGATTTTCTTGGGAAAGAGTTCCAACCACAAGGTAACCTACCTTCGTCGATTGGTGATGTTGGTCAGTCATTTGCGAGGCGTTTTCAAAAGAAGCTTGACGGATATAAAGCCAGTATTGCCGATTCGGAAGATATTGTCGTTATGGGTTTGGATTCTGCAACACAGGGAAGGATGGCAATTACTTTTTACCGGGAGCTGACCGGTTCTGAATTTTTAAAACGAATAGAAAAATGGCATACTGATTTTGCATGGTTTCAAAATTACGGACGGAATAAAGAGGACAAGAAAAAGCAAATAATTTTTGAGGGTGCGCCTGCACCAAGAGATATTGCATGGTGTGCCTATGGTAGCAAAGTGGAGGGTAAGAACGGCGTCAAGTTTCTCAATGCAACAGTGGAACGGCTGATGCCGTCAATTATTGACGGAAGGGCGGTTCCCCGTGATTTAGTTGAACGGTGTATCCGCCGTGCCTTAAATCGCGCTGGGTTTAAATTTGAAAAGGATGGAAGCCAACCTGATTTTGAAAAGTGTCTTGGCATAGCATGTTCGCTGTTCAAAGGTTGTAATATGGAAAGGAGGTACAAAATGGCTCTTGAGGAAAACAGGAGTTCGCGGGATTACTTGTATGGCAGGCTGCTCGCGGTAGCGGAAAAGGTTGAGTCCATGGCGCTCTACTTTGCCAATGAAAAACGCGAAACCACAGCAGCACGGTTGATGCAGAGGTTTGCTGACAGGCCTTATTCAACATGGCGAACGATCGAGACAAGTCTTGCACCATATAAGGCGCGCCTGAACGCAAAAAGACCCGGCTTGCTGAACGGCTACAACGAATTAATGGATCAGATTTGTTGTAAAATTACCACTGACGAATTCACGAAAGACAGCAGACTAAGCGGCGAATTCCTGCTTGCCTATCACTGTCAGCGCAAGTGGCTCAATGAGCATGCGCGCGATAAAGGCCGATGGGTGGCAAAGACAACAGATGAAGACGATCAGGCAAAAGAATCAGACGAATAA
- the cas2 gene encoding CRISPR-associated endonuclease Cas2, whose translation MFVVVSYDVADVAGAGARRLRRVAKICRNHGQRVQYSVFECIVDPAQWALFRQELIDEIEPKEDSLRFYFLGSNWRRRVEHIGAKKSIDQEGPLIV comes from the coding sequence ATGTTTGTCGTAGTGAGCTACGATGTCGCTGATGTTGCGGGTGCGGGTGCCCGTCGCCTCCGTCGGGTGGCGAAGATATGCCGGAATCATGGCCAGCGGGTTCAATATTCTGTCTTCGAGTGTATCGTGGACCCGGCTCAGTGGGCACTTTTCCGGCAGGAGTTGATCGACGAGATCGAACCGAAGGAGGACAGTCTGCGGTTTTATTTCCTGGGATCCAATTGGCGGCGGCGGGTGGAGCACATCGGTGCCAAGAAATCCATCGACCAGGAAGGCCCTTTGATTGTGTGA
- a CDS encoding type I CRISPR-associated protein Cas7, whose protein sequence is MAHDCVSTHLAAQTKFSEEDLEKLWNALTNMFEHDRSAARGLMSTRGLIVFKHDTALGKAPAHRLFELVQVRRKTDPSKPARAFGDYEIVIDETRLPTGMTLDVKV, encoded by the coding sequence ATAGCCCATGACTGTGTTTCGACACATCTTGCCGCTCAGACGAAGTTCTCCGAGGAGGACCTGGAGAAACTCTGGAATGCGCTGACGAATATGTTCGAGCATGACCGGTCTGCCGCCCGGGGGCTGATGTCCACCCGTGGTTTGATCGTTTTCAAACATGATACCGCCCTTGGCAAGGCTCCGGCTCACAGACTTTTCGAACTCGTGCAGGTTAGGCGAAAAACGGATCCATCAAAGCCGGCAAGAGCATTTGGGGATTATGAAATTGTGATTGATGAAACCCGACTGCCCACCGGTATGACATTGGATGTCAAGGTGTGA
- a CDS encoding virulence RhuM family protein has protein sequence MKRKREPPSTGELILYQTEDGETKVEVRLKDDTVWLTQRLMAELFQKDVRTINEHIKHIFTEGELSPGSVIRNFRITATDGKQYDTSHYNLDVIISVGYRVKSLRGTQFRIWATQRLREFIVKGFTLDDDRLKQAGGGAYFDELLARIRDIRSSEKIFWRKILDIYATSIDYEPNTELSRQFFASVQNKMHWAAHGQTAAEVIHGRADADKPFMGLTSWLGSTPRKADAIIAKNYLNENELDILNRIVSMYLDFAELQALNRRPMHMRDWLEKLDDFLKISGRDILTDGGTISHDEAIEKAAAEYERYQRERINEPSIVERDCLKAIREVRRIEDSRNKGRKK, from the coding sequence ATGAAAAGAAAGAGAGAACCACCTTCGACAGGTGAGTTGATTCTGTATCAGACGGAGGATGGTGAAACCAAGGTTGAGGTGCGCCTTAAAGATGATACCGTTTGGCTAACCCAACGGCTTATGGCTGAGTTATTCCAGAAGGATGTTCGGACCATCAATGAGCACATTAAGCACATTTTCACGGAGGGGGAGCTTTCTCCGGGTTCAGTTATCCGGAATTTCCGGATAACTGCTACCGACGGGAAGCAATACGACACCTCCCATTATAATCTGGATGTGATCATTTCCGTTGGATATCGGGTAAAGTCCCTTCGCGGCACGCAGTTCCGCATCTGGGCCACGCAACGCCTCCGGGAATTCATCGTAAAAGGTTTTACCCTTGATGATGACCGCCTCAAGCAGGCGGGAGGCGGTGCTTACTTCGACGAACTGCTTGCCCGTATCCGGGATATCCGCTCTTCGGAGAAAATCTTCTGGCGCAAGATCCTGGATATCTATGCCACCAGCATTGACTATGAGCCAAACACTGAACTTTCCAGGCAGTTCTTTGCCTCCGTTCAGAACAAGATGCACTGGGCAGCCCATGGTCAGACGGCGGCGGAGGTGATTCACGGCCGGGCGGATGCGGACAAGCCGTTCATGGGCCTGACGTCTTGGCTGGGAAGCACCCCACGGAAAGCGGATGCTATCATTGCCAAGAATTACTTGAATGAAAATGAATTGGACATCCTGAACCGGATTGTCAGCATGTACCTGGATTTCGCGGAATTACAGGCTTTGAATCGCAGGCCCATGCATATGCGGGACTGGCTGGAGAAACTGGACGATTTCCTGAAAATCAGCGGGCGGGACATTCTGACGGATGGAGGCACGATCAGCCATGACGAAGCGATTGAGAAGGCAGCCGCAGAGTATGAGCGTTATCAGCGGGAAAGGATAAACGAACCTTCCATTGTTGAGCGTGATTGCCTGAAAGCTATTCGCGAAGTCAGGCGGATCGAAGATTCCAGGAACAAGGGCAGAAAGAAATGA
- the cas1c gene encoding type I-C CRISPR-associated endonuclease Cas1c: protein MKKHLNTLFVTTQGAYLAKEGETIAVKVDKEVRLRLPVHTLGGIVCFGNISLSPFLMGFCAQNGVGISYLSEQGRFLARVQGPVSGNVLLRREQYRRADDLKFSADIAGSIVAGKIANSRTVIQRTLRDHGEKVDRAALERVVSHLGNSVASLGNGQALDAVRGIEGDAARAYFDVFSHLIVAQKESFTFSDRNRRPPLDNVNALLSFVYTMVMHDVRSALEGVGLDPAVGFLHRDRPGRPGLALDLMEEFRPFLADRLALSLINLRKVQGRGFRKAETGAVLMDDETRKTVIVSYQERKQEEILHPFLGEKVTIGLLFHVQALLLARYLRGDLDGYPPFIWK, encoded by the coding sequence ATGAAAAAACATCTCAACACGTTGTTTGTTACCACCCAGGGCGCCTATCTCGCCAAGGAGGGGGAGACGATTGCCGTCAAGGTGGACAAGGAGGTTCGCCTGCGTCTGCCCGTTCACACCCTGGGGGGAATCGTCTGCTTCGGCAATATCTCACTGAGCCCGTTCCTAATGGGTTTTTGCGCGCAAAACGGCGTCGGGATCAGCTATCTCTCCGAACAGGGACGATTCCTGGCCAGGGTACAGGGGCCTGTATCGGGAAATGTCCTGCTGCGCCGCGAGCAGTATCGGCGGGCGGATGATTTAAAATTCTCCGCCGACATCGCCGGATCGATTGTGGCGGGGAAAATAGCCAACAGCCGGACCGTCATCCAGAGAACTCTGCGGGACCACGGGGAGAAAGTGGACAGAGCCGCTTTGGAGCGTGTGGTGAGCCACCTTGGGAACAGTGTCGCATCACTCGGTAACGGTCAGGCTCTTGATGCAGTCCGTGGGATCGAGGGAGATGCAGCCAGGGCTTATTTTGACGTCTTCAGTCATCTGATCGTCGCGCAAAAGGAATCGTTCACGTTCAGCGATCGGAATCGCAGGCCGCCTCTGGACAACGTCAACGCTCTTCTCTCGTTTGTCTATACCATGGTCATGCATGATGTCCGATCTGCACTGGAGGGAGTGGGATTGGATCCGGCCGTCGGTTTTCTCCATCGGGATCGCCCGGGGCGGCCGGGCCTCGCTCTCGACCTGATGGAGGAGTTCCGGCCTTTTCTGGCGGACCGGCTTGCCCTTTCGTTGATCAATCTGAGGAAAGTACAAGGCAGGGGTTTCCGAAAAGCTGAGACAGGGGCAGTGCTTATGGATGACGAAACCCGGAAGACGGTCATCGTTTCTTATCAGGAGCGGAAACAGGAGGAGATCCTTCATCCGTTCCTGGGAGAGAAAGTGACGATCGGGTTGCTGTTTCATGTCCAGGCGCTTCTCCTGGCGCGTTATCTGAGGGGGGACCTGGATGGATATCCGCCCTTCATCTGGAAGTGA